Part of the Nitrospira sp. genome is shown below.
GGATGCCCTGGTTCACCGCCACTTCCATCGAAAAATACGCGATCCGCCTGGCCACATCCGCGACGCCCGGTGCCGCTCCTGCCGATCCAGTCGCGTAGCGTTCCGGAGTGGCCAAGAAGGTTCGCTGACAGAGATCCGAGCAGAACCGGAACTCTTGTCCCTGAGAGACGACGGAGAGTCCTTCACCAGCCGGAATCATCATGCCACAGACCGGATCTTTCACAGTGTTCATCGGTGAGGCTCCTTCTCTCTTCGCCCTTACAGAGTCGCGACGACGTTGAACCTGTCGGCTAGGAGGACATTCGCTCCTACCCTCGGGGGAACGTAAGAATCTCTCGCTCCGCGTCGACCCAGTCCTCCACGGCGCACCCCTCCCGGCACCCTCGCTCGAGATAGAGCGCATAGGCCCGCTTCGCGATGCGCTCCCGTAGCTCATCGGATAAGGCACCCTCTTGGAGGTGATCCTTCTGTGTGGTGACGCCCTTTTCGTTGTGCTTCCCCTTCACAAGTTGCTGCTTCATGTCGATCCCCCTTTTCTATTGGTCTGCAATCGAATGGTACTTCCTCTTTCCACCGCGCATAGGCCTGCCATCATCGTTCACTCTTCGCTACCGACTCTCCACCGTTGACGTCAATGATCGTATGGTTCCATTTAAACTCGTGGCTCACCGCCTTTTACAGAGCGAACAGGATCGAAACGGTCACCAAGCTGAATCTCTTCGCGATATTGGCCTTCATGACACTCTGT
Proteins encoded:
- a CDS encoding DUF2934 domain-containing protein, yielding MKQQLVKGKHNEKGVTTQKDHLQEGALSDELRERIAKRAYALYLERGCREGCAVEDWVDAEREILTFPRG